The Rhipicephalus sanguineus isolate Rsan-2018 chromosome 7, BIME_Rsan_1.4, whole genome shotgun sequence genome includes a window with the following:
- the LOC119400159 gene encoding transcription factor MafG: MKRRSSKVKAENASSRGVNKMHVAPPEVLEDLPLAISSKITMTDEELVHLSVRDLNRQLKASGLTRSEIVKMKQRRRTLKNRGYAASCRNKRLEQKDDLEGERAVVIQEISRLQEENKTLEGEVDNLRSKYSTLLEYARKQGIPLPADLNTNF; encoded by the exons ATGAAGAGGCGAAGCTCGAAAGTCAAGGCGGAGAATGCATCGAGTCGTGGCGTCAACAAG ATGCATGTGGCACCACCAGAGGTGCTGGAGGACCTGCCGTTGGCGATCAGTAGCAAGATCACCATGACCGACGAAGAGCTGGTGCACCTGTCGGTGCGTGACCTTAACCGCCAGTTGAAGGCATCCGGCCTAACCCGGTCCGAGATAGTCAAAATGAAACAGCGCCGGAGGACGCTCAAGAACCGAGGCTATGCAGCGAG CTGTCGCAACAAGCGGCTAGAGCAGAAGGATGACTTGGAAGGTGAACGGGCAGTTGTGATCCAGGAGATatcgcgccttcaggaggagaacAAGACACTAGAGGGAGAAGTGGACAACCTACGCTCGAAGTACTCTACCCTGCTGGAATACGCTCGCAAACAGGGCATTCCCTTACCGGCCGACCTGAACACCAACTTCTAG